The proteins below come from a single Acetomicrobium sp. S15 = DSM 107314 genomic window:
- a CDS encoding DUF433 domain-containing protein: protein MEKGKTVMELSHRIVSDPEICSGEPCVAGTRIPVWVILSHLASGEDIETILRNLPRLSREDILACLEYASYLATEKVVPV, encoded by the coding sequence ATGGAGAAGGGGAAAACGGTCATGGAGCTAAGTCATCGAATCGTTTCTGATCCGGAAATCTGCAGCGGCGAGCCCTGTGTGGCCGGCACAAGAATACCTGTATGGGTGATATTAAGCCATCTGGCTTCCGGTGAGGATATCGAAACCATCCTGCGCAACCTCCCTCGCCTAAGCAGAGAGGACATCCTGGCCTGCCTGGAATATGCGAGCTATTTAGCGACAGAAAAGGTGGTACCGGTATGA
- a CDS encoding DUF5615 family PIN-like protein produces MAETAERGMVDAEVWKLAKARQAILITRDYGFANPVRFRTQEVGAVIYLRRANLSSEKEAELVMSFLTAHKLKEEYDGRLITLWPGGVRIR; encoded by the coding sequence ATAGCTGAGACTGCTGAGAGAGGCATGGTCGATGCTGAGGTGTGGAAATTAGCAAAGGCACGACAGGCAATCCTTATTACCAGGGACTACGGCTTCGCTAACCCGGTACGCTTCAGGACTCAGGAAGTTGGAGCTGTAATCTATCTCCGTCGGGCCAACTTGAGCTCCGAGAAAGAAGCAGAGCTGGTGATGAGTTTCTTGACTGCCCATAAATTAAAAGAGGAATATGATGGGCGCTTGATTACTCTGTGGCCTGGCGGGGTGCGAATCCGTTGA
- a CDS encoding M20 family metallo-hydrolase, which yields MTGRIDGKALIRAIEKMATLTDQSAPPFTRRAFTETYLRGREWLKSHFETSGLDVKLDAAANLIGRMEGLDRDRPPIMIGSHTDTVTGGGRYDGILGVLTGAAVASYLHRSGQSLRFPLEVVDFLSEEVSDYGAVSCVGSRAIVGTLSQEMLLRNNPNGETLKDAIKRMGGNPDLLNAPLKKRGDIAAYMELHIEQGPVLDTAGIPIGVVSGIVAIRRVKITVRGQANHAGTTPMKARNDALVGASQMISLVHDLALDWQGSFPLVATVGRIEIFPNSPNVIPGLCIMDLEVRSISEEEIDTFLDQVEKAASDTSAKCHVSVSFETASDAYPALCSENIIATIKEACSNLGYEYLEMPSGAGHDAMHVASIAPIGMIFVPSVKGLSHCSEEFTKEEHIIAGAEVLLESLLLLNEKLDVSYAKLLK from the coding sequence TTGACAGGCCGAATAGATGGTAAAGCTTTAATTAGGGCTATTGAAAAGATGGCCACCCTTACAGATCAAAGTGCTCCTCCCTTTACGAGGCGTGCCTTTACAGAAACTTACTTAAGGGGAAGAGAATGGCTCAAAAGCCACTTTGAGACATCTGGTTTGGATGTAAAGCTTGATGCGGCGGCAAACTTAATTGGACGCATGGAAGGACTTGATCGCGACAGGCCGCCCATAATGATAGGGTCTCATACAGACACAGTTACCGGTGGCGGGCGATATGACGGTATCTTAGGGGTATTGACCGGTGCGGCGGTGGCATCTTACCTTCATCGCTCTGGCCAATCTTTGCGATTCCCCTTGGAGGTAGTGGACTTCTTATCGGAAGAAGTGAGCGACTACGGCGCCGTTTCCTGTGTGGGAAGCCGCGCTATAGTTGGGACCCTATCTCAAGAAATGCTGCTGCGCAACAATCCCAACGGCGAAACGCTTAAAGATGCCATAAAGCGCATGGGGGGCAATCCAGACCTTTTAAACGCACCTCTAAAGAAACGCGGCGATATCGCTGCATATATGGAACTGCATATAGAGCAGGGCCCCGTACTGGATACGGCTGGCATTCCTATAGGAGTGGTTTCGGGCATCGTGGCGATCCGCCGCGTAAAGATTACCGTAAGGGGACAGGCTAATCACGCAGGCACCACTCCAATGAAGGCCAGAAATGATGCGCTGGTAGGAGCTTCTCAGATGATTTCGCTCGTCCACGACTTGGCTTTAGATTGGCAGGGCAGTTTTCCCTTGGTGGCCACAGTTGGCCGCATAGAGATTTTCCCCAATTCTCCCAATGTGATCCCCGGTTTATGCATCATGGACTTAGAGGTGAGAAGCATATCGGAAGAAGAAATCGATACATTCTTGGATCAAGTCGAGAAGGCTGCATCAGATACAAGTGCAAAATGCCATGTTTCCGTATCCTTCGAAACTGCAAGCGACGCCTATCCCGCCCTATGTTCGGAAAATATTATAGCTACCATAAAAGAGGCGTGTTCCAATCTTGGATACGAGTATTTAGAAATGCCAAGCGGAGCAGGGCACGACGCTATGCACGTAGCTTCAATCGCGCCTATAGGCATGATCTTCGTCCCAAGCGTTAAGGGTTTAAGCCACTGTTCTGAGGAGTTCACGAAGGAGGAGCACATCATAGCAGGAGCGGAGGTCCTTTTAGAGAGCCTCCTTCTCTTAAACGAGAAACTCGACGTATCATATGCTAAACTGTTAAAATAA
- a CDS encoding TRAP transporter large permease translates to MDFVTGGTLCVLLLLALMATGLQIGLAFILSGFLISTLLIGVDSALSLLGQAAYFSIATPTWTCIPLFTLMGAFAAYGGYAQRAYNGVYALARRLKGSLAIATCFGCAMFGLLSGSSIAATAIFGKMVFSEMQRIGYDKRLSTACIASAGTFASMIPPSMMMIIYAMFTQQSVGKLFAAGVIPGFITASVYSIYIIYAVKRNPRLAPEASKSSFTPEQRRKAVWNMWPVIIIAFAVLGGIYAGVFTPTEAAAVGAILTLVFGYFQGSIRKFSIVNTAMKESANTTAMLFLINIGALFYSRVLALTRLPTEMAMFLLNLNIPRVFIMLGILGIMFLLGMIMVPVGIYALTLPVVFPLVVRLGYDPIWFGVIALKLTEIGGVTPPVGLNIYAMKGVIPHEYSVSLEDIFSGVWPFVLCDIIVLVALFMFPQIATWLPNLLLG, encoded by the coding sequence ATGGACTTCGTGACGGGCGGTACCTTGTGCGTATTATTGCTTTTGGCATTGATGGCCACAGGCTTACAGATAGGGTTAGCGTTCATCCTAAGTGGCTTTTTAATATCCACTTTGTTGATCGGTGTCGACAGCGCGCTATCTCTTCTTGGCCAGGCGGCTTATTTTTCTATCGCTACGCCCACGTGGACTTGTATTCCGTTATTTACGTTAATGGGGGCGTTTGCTGCTTATGGCGGCTATGCCCAGAGGGCTTACAACGGCGTATATGCCCTCGCCAGAAGGTTAAAGGGTTCACTTGCCATCGCCACGTGCTTTGGTTGTGCGATGTTTGGACTTCTCTCCGGCTCCTCCATTGCCGCAACGGCGATCTTTGGCAAAATGGTCTTTTCTGAGATGCAGCGCATCGGCTACGACAAGAGGCTCTCTACAGCGTGTATTGCCTCCGCTGGGACATTTGCTTCCATGATTCCGCCGAGCATGATGATGATCATCTATGCCATGTTTACGCAGCAATCGGTGGGTAAACTCTTTGCGGCCGGTGTCATTCCTGGTTTCATTACCGCATCTGTCTACTCGATATACATCATTTATGCCGTTAAGAGGAATCCCCGGCTGGCGCCTGAAGCCTCAAAAAGTTCCTTTACCCCTGAGCAGAGGAGAAAAGCGGTCTGGAATATGTGGCCAGTTATCATAATAGCGTTCGCCGTCCTCGGAGGCATCTACGCAGGAGTATTTACGCCCACGGAGGCTGCAGCCGTAGGTGCCATTTTAACCCTGGTATTTGGCTACTTTCAGGGAAGCATCCGAAAATTTAGCATTGTTAACACTGCCATGAAAGAATCCGCCAATACCACGGCCATGCTTTTTCTGATTAATATCGGCGCCCTTTTCTATAGCCGCGTCTTGGCTTTGACGAGGCTCCCCACGGAAATGGCCATGTTTTTGCTAAATCTCAATATCCCAAGGGTCTTTATCATGCTAGGAATTTTAGGGATCATGTTTCTCTTGGGGATGATTATGGTGCCCGTAGGTATATATGCTCTAACCCTGCCGGTCGTTTTCCCGCTCGTTGTGAGATTGGGTTACGATCCGATCTGGTTCGGCGTAATAGCCCTCAAGCTGACCGAAATAGGTGGAGTAACACCTCCGGTTGGCTTGAACATCTACGCTATGAAAGGCGTGATACCGCATGAATATAGCGTATCGTTGGAGGATATCTTCAGCGGTGTGTGGCCTTTTGTGTTGTGCGACATAATTGTGCTGGTGGCACTCTTTATGTTCCCGCAGATCGCTACATGGCTTCCAAACTTACTGTTAGGATAG
- a CDS encoding TRAP transporter small permease subunit: MKHFFHKTNEALSAFCGWLMLVMMVLLVMDVCSRNVGKPIQGMAELSVFVMMIVIYLGMARCEEHKEHVSLEIVKNAFSPRIKRVIELSAYILALISIGIFFYALLQDAIASYVSREALAGVVELRLWPVKVVMVVGIAFFWIQMLINAVNDFSA; encoded by the coding sequence ATGAAACATTTTTTTCATAAGACAAATGAAGCGCTATCTGCATTCTGCGGGTGGCTTATGCTTGTAATGATGGTGTTATTGGTAATGGATGTTTGCAGTCGCAATGTAGGTAAGCCTATTCAGGGGATGGCAGAACTTTCAGTCTTTGTCATGATGATCGTAATATACCTTGGGATGGCCCGTTGTGAAGAACATAAGGAGCATGTAAGCCTGGAAATAGTGAAAAATGCCTTCTCTCCTCGAATAAAGCGTGTCATAGAACTGTCGGCCTACATTTTGGCTCTCATATCCATCGGCATTTTTTTCTATGCTCTGCTTCAGGATGCCATTGCCTCTTATGTTAGCCGTGAAGCGCTTGCGGGGGTTGTGGAATTGCGCCTTTGGCCGGTGAAAGTCGTGATGGTTGTAGGTATTGCCTTTTTCTGGATTCAGATGCTGATAAACGCTGTGAATGATTTTAGCGCTTGA
- the dctP gene encoding TRAP transporter substrate-binding protein DctP — MRPKFLSEVWFPEIIKQTEGKVKIQDFWGGALLSSQEALKGIGSGVTHMGFIYPGHYPGQLVSFTALKLFPRGPSKFENMVWLYRKAFEEIPELKEELAKANVKPLLFTAGLPGAFCSTKPIKSIDDIKGQKWRAGDKWAFRFLENAGAVPVSVAWDDVYMALQTGTITGCFTNYDGLHLMKFHEAAPNLLVSKELWYAQPFLHLVNIDFWNKLPKDVQDGMLKASEIAEAAFSRVYDETFDKIVEEQRAAGCTVTFMSKEDIAKWENADRLQDLQKQWIEEAKEAGLETAPSVMEKLRALVQEAIKREQ; from the coding sequence ATGCGGCCCAAATTCCTAAGCGAAGTGTGGTTCCCCGAGATCATAAAGCAGACCGAAGGCAAGGTGAAAATTCAGGATTTCTGGGGCGGTGCGCTGCTTTCCTCCCAAGAAGCGCTTAAAGGCATAGGTTCTGGAGTGACCCACATGGGTTTTATTTACCCCGGACACTATCCTGGCCAACTCGTTTCTTTTACCGCCCTTAAACTTTTCCCTCGTGGTCCCAGCAAGTTCGAGAATATGGTGTGGCTCTACCGCAAAGCCTTTGAGGAGATCCCCGAGCTGAAAGAGGAGCTCGCCAAGGCTAACGTAAAGCCGTTGCTCTTTACAGCCGGGTTGCCTGGCGCCTTTTGTAGCACAAAACCTATTAAGAGCATAGACGATATAAAGGGACAAAAATGGAGAGCCGGCGACAAGTGGGCTTTTAGGTTCCTGGAAAACGCGGGGGCTGTTCCGGTCTCTGTCGCATGGGACGACGTGTATATGGCACTGCAGACTGGCACGATAACAGGATGCTTTACCAATTATGACGGATTGCATCTGATGAAGTTCCATGAAGCAGCGCCCAACCTTTTGGTTTCTAAGGAATTGTGGTATGCCCAACCGTTCCTTCATCTTGTAAATATCGACTTTTGGAACAAACTGCCAAAGGATGTCCAAGATGGGATGCTCAAGGCAAGTGAGATTGCCGAAGCGGCATTCTCCAGGGTTTATGACGAAACCTTCGACAAGATCGTTGAAGAGCAGCGTGCTGCAGGTTGCACCGTCACGTTCATGTCGAAAGAGGACATAGCGAAGTGGGAGAATGCGGATAGACTACAAGATCTTCAGAAACAGTGGATCGAGGAAGCTAAAGAAGCCGGTCTTGAAACCGCGCCTTCAGTAATGGAAAAACTGAGAGCCCTTGTTCAGGAAGCCATAAAGCGAGAGCAGTAG
- a CDS encoding dihydroorotase — protein sequence MPIDLVIKGDVVTSGDVVRDGFVAVSGGQIAAIGLEKEAPSAGQVLDARGKLILPGAIDAHVHSASVKDKPERLINTTRAAAAGGVTTVIDMPFDAAGPVMNRSRLKEKISEANNEAVVDVALYGTIAKSGGTGEIKGLIEEGACAFKMSTYETDPYRFPRITDRELMKAFSELNKYGVVTSFHAENEELVRTLVDELKSCGYGDPLDHCRSRPPVTETTAIAHLLELALACDAKVHIAHISVPRGFDIVRSYKNWGLDVTAETCIHYLVLAEEDMPRLKAFGKINPPLRPRTMVEELWQKLMSEEIDFITSDHAPWPLENKTHPNIFDNGSGVPGVELLLPLIYSEGAAKRGMDVTMVTQLVSEAPARRFGLYPKKGVIRVGADADIVVLDPKDKWRFSADKSYSSAKWSPYDGMELTGRVIATIVRGQVVYDGKEVVGKPGWGRFIGRVV from the coding sequence ATGCCGATCGATCTCGTTATTAAGGGTGATGTCGTGACATCGGGCGATGTCGTGCGGGATGGGTTTGTGGCTGTTTCCGGAGGCCAAATTGCAGCCATTGGGTTAGAAAAAGAAGCCCCATCTGCAGGGCAGGTTCTGGACGCGAGGGGCAAATTGATCTTACCGGGTGCCATCGATGCCCATGTACACTCGGCGAGCGTCAAAGACAAACCCGAAAGACTCATTAATACAACTCGCGCAGCCGCTGCAGGCGGTGTCACGACGGTGATTGACATGCCTTTCGATGCAGCTGGCCCCGTGATGAATCGATCTCGCCTTAAAGAAAAGATATCAGAAGCCAATAACGAAGCTGTAGTAGATGTTGCTCTTTATGGCACGATAGCCAAGAGTGGCGGCACTGGAGAAATAAAAGGATTAATAGAAGAGGGCGCCTGTGCCTTCAAGATGTCGACTTATGAGACTGACCCTTATCGCTTCCCCAGGATCACGGATCGGGAGTTGATGAAAGCCTTTTCAGAGCTAAATAAATACGGAGTAGTTACCAGTTTTCACGCCGAGAACGAAGAGTTGGTCAGGACTTTGGTGGACGAGCTGAAAAGTTGCGGCTACGGTGACCCGTTAGACCATTGTCGCAGTCGGCCTCCTGTTACTGAGACGACTGCCATAGCGCATTTGCTTGAGCTTGCGCTTGCGTGCGACGCCAAAGTCCACATAGCTCACATCAGCGTACCTCGTGGTTTTGATATTGTCAGAAGTTACAAAAATTGGGGGCTCGACGTGACTGCTGAAACGTGCATACATTACCTTGTCCTTGCCGAGGAAGACATGCCGAGGCTTAAAGCCTTTGGCAAAATAAATCCCCCCTTGAGACCCCGCACCATGGTTGAAGAGTTATGGCAGAAACTTATGAGTGAAGAAATAGATTTCATCACATCTGATCACGCCCCCTGGCCTTTGGAAAATAAGACCCATCCTAACATTTTCGATAATGGCTCTGGCGTCCCAGGTGTAGAGCTGCTTTTGCCGCTCATCTACAGCGAGGGTGCGGCTAAGCGAGGTATGGACGTCACGATGGTTACGCAGTTAGTTAGTGAAGCACCTGCACGCCGTTTCGGACTCTATCCCAAAAAAGGAGTTATCCGCGTAGGCGCCGATGCAGACATAGTTGTGTTGGATCCAAAAGACAAGTGGAGATTTAGCGCTGATAAAAGCTATAGCAGCGCCAAATGGAGTCCTTACGACGGAATGGAGCTGACCGGGCGCGTAATAGCTACGATCGTGCGGGGGCAGGTGGTCTACGATGGGAAGGAGGTGGTCGGCAAACCTGGATGGGGAAGGTTTATAGGGCGTGTCGTTTAG
- a CDS encoding IclR family transcriptional regulator, which yields MERDSYINQSISRAIKVLEALCQGKGEAGISELSRKVGLHKSVVHRILITLEENEWVEKDKNSGKYRLGLGILSIRSSLMRHPLIAVSRPIMMKLLELTDETIVLAVENKIGAICIEKFETPRSVKLTSEVGRYFPLHAGATGIAILIGMPESRIRSHLFSKPLERYTERTWTDPHKVLERVLKLKELGYATITGEVDEGATAIAVPLVARHGEIYGSLTIGMPEYRFSEEKERKFVPLLFEAAKEITKALDASVI from the coding sequence ATGGAACGAGATAGCTATATCAACCAATCGATTTCAAGGGCCATTAAAGTTCTCGAAGCTTTGTGTCAAGGAAAGGGCGAAGCTGGCATTTCTGAGCTCAGCAGGAAGGTGGGCTTGCACAAAAGCGTCGTCCACAGGATTCTCATTACCTTGGAAGAAAATGAGTGGGTAGAGAAAGACAAAAACAGCGGCAAATACCGCTTGGGTTTAGGAATACTTTCGATCAGATCCTCACTGATGCGTCACCCCCTAATTGCTGTATCCCGACCGATCATGATGAAACTCTTGGAGCTCACAGACGAAACGATAGTACTGGCCGTTGAAAACAAGATTGGTGCGATATGCATAGAGAAGTTCGAGACGCCGCGAAGCGTGAAGTTGACCTCTGAAGTAGGGCGATACTTCCCTCTCCATGCCGGCGCTACCGGAATAGCGATATTGATAGGCATGCCGGAAAGCAGGATAAGATCTCACCTATTCTCTAAGCCTTTGGAAAGGTATACGGAAAGGACGTGGACCGATCCTCACAAGGTGTTGGAGAGGGTTTTAAAGCTCAAGGAGCTCGGATACGCCACTATAACGGGTGAAGTGGACGAAGGGGCAACCGCCATAGCTGTTCCCTTAGTTGCCAGGCATGGAGAGATCTATGGGAGTCTAACTATCGGTATGCCAGAATATAGATTCAGTGAAGAAAAAGAAAGGAAATTTGTGCCGCTACTTTTTGAAGCGGCTAAAGAAATCACTAAAGCGTTAGATGCGTCGGTTATATAA
- the phnD gene encoding phosphonate ABC transporter substrate-binding protein yields MSKAKVWVVLGIAVLALAAGCISSEAAEALRIGLIPAEDQREMLKQYEGIIEYLEESVGMEIKPFVATDYSGVIEAMRSGKLDIAYFGPFSYVLAADVANVEAFAVPMRSDGRTTYNSIIIAHAETGIKSISDLKGKTFAFVDPASTSGHLFPRAMLQKAGIDPEKDFSSMVFAGGHDAVELAVKNRKVDAGADSDKTYDRMVKDGLIDPKVNIIIAKSDPIPGSPWAWRRDLPDDLKGKFKAAILEVGTKRPDILAKMSGGIAGYAEAKDADYNVIRETAKILNLDLKSLN; encoded by the coding sequence TTGAGCAAGGCAAAAGTGTGGGTCGTCTTGGGAATCGCGGTTTTGGCCTTAGCCGCAGGATGCATTTCATCGGAGGCAGCAGAGGCTTTACGGATAGGTCTTATACCCGCAGAAGACCAAAGGGAGATGCTCAAGCAATATGAAGGGATTATAGAATATCTCGAAGAATCGGTGGGGATGGAGATCAAGCCTTTTGTGGCCACAGACTACTCAGGTGTTATCGAGGCCATGCGTTCGGGCAAATTGGACATCGCCTACTTCGGCCCCTTCTCTTACGTCTTGGCCGCCGATGTGGCAAACGTCGAGGCCTTTGCAGTGCCGATGAGGAGCGATGGCAGGACTACCTACAACAGCATCATAATTGCACATGCCGAAACCGGCATAAAATCCATATCGGATTTAAAAGGGAAGACTTTCGCCTTCGTGGATCCAGCGTCGACCTCGGGACACCTCTTCCCCAGGGCAATGCTACAAAAGGCGGGCATCGACCCCGAAAAGGATTTCTCCAGCATGGTCTTCGCCGGCGGGCATGACGCTGTAGAGCTGGCCGTCAAGAACCGCAAGGTGGACGCAGGAGCGGACAGCGACAAGACGTACGATCGCATGGTAAAAGATGGCCTCATTGACCCTAAGGTAAACATAATCATCGCCAAATCCGATCCCATCCCGGGCTCGCCCTGGGCATGGAGAAGGGACCTCCCCGACGACCTCAAGGGTAAGTTCAAGGCTGCCATACTGGAAGTGGGCACAAAGAGGCCCGACATCTTAGCGAAGATGTCGGGCGGAATAGCAGGCTACGCTGAGGCTAAGGACGCTGACTACAACGTGATCAGGGAAACGGCCAAAATCCTAAACCTCGACCTCAAGAGCTTAAATTGA
- the phnC gene encoding phosphonate ABC transporter ATP-binding protein: protein MKGQISSYIPAVLTAEVQAQEVKNLHDTPSMVKPQTERSTKASKTMIKAQDLWKEFPNGVQALQGVSFEVERGEFVALLGLSGAGKSTLLRCINGLIKPTKGEVWINDTPVGDAGADLRALRRQLSMIFQQFNLVKRLTVLENVLCGRLSYCNPLSSCCRFFSRADLHIAFEALERVHLTDKANVRADQLSGGQQQRVGIARALVQQPQAILADEPVSSLDPKTSRNIMEILQQINDTDHITVIASLHDVELALTYAHRVIGLQAGRVVLDSPVEGIRDEDLEYLYEQQRQEEALLEVI, encoded by the coding sequence ATGAAAGGACAAATTTCCTCATATATCCCGGCCGTCCTAACGGCAGAAGTTCAAGCCCAGGAGGTCAAGAATCTGCACGACACGCCAAGCATGGTGAAGCCTCAAACCGAAAGGAGCACTAAGGCTAGTAAAACCATGATAAAGGCGCAGGATTTATGGAAAGAATTTCCAAACGGCGTTCAGGCCCTACAGGGCGTGAGCTTTGAGGTGGAAAGAGGAGAGTTCGTGGCGCTCTTGGGCTTAAGCGGGGCCGGCAAATCGACCCTTCTGCGCTGCATAAACGGCCTGATCAAGCCTACAAAAGGTGAGGTATGGATAAATGACACACCGGTGGGCGACGCCGGTGCAGATCTGAGAGCGCTCAGAAGGCAGTTGAGCATGATATTCCAGCAATTCAACCTCGTAAAGCGACTCACCGTCTTGGAAAATGTCCTGTGCGGTCGGCTCTCGTATTGCAACCCATTGTCGAGTTGTTGTCGCTTCTTTTCCAGAGCAGATTTGCATATAGCTTTCGAGGCGTTAGAAAGGGTGCACCTGACGGATAAAGCCAACGTAAGGGCAGATCAGCTCTCCGGTGGGCAGCAGCAGCGCGTAGGGATAGCGAGGGCGTTAGTGCAACAACCACAGGCAATCTTGGCGGACGAACCGGTTTCGAGCTTGGACCCGAAAACTTCCCGCAACATCATGGAGATCCTGCAGCAGATCAACGATACAGATCATATCACCGTAATAGCAAGCCTTCACGATGTTGAGCTCGCCTTGACATACGCGCATCGGGTCATCGGTCTCCAAGCCGGCAGGGTTGTCCTCGATAGCCCTGTGGAAGGCATCCGCGACGAAGACCTGGAATACCTGTACGAGCAGCAGAGGCAGGAAGAAGCCCTGCTGGAGGTGATTTGA
- the phnE gene encoding phosphonate ABC transporter, permease protein PhnE, which yields MEGRKDEGVLQATPSPLSWFLQWQRLLIVAVLVAIYWKSAADSELSVVMLIDGIPNIFDIVGRMLPPNFSILGSLVKPTFQTIEMAIWGTTLAVLLSMPLGMLAAKNLTPNPLLYSASRLILNALRAISEIVFALIFVAAVGLGPFPGVLALAVHSAGQLGKFYAEAIENIDPGPVEALEATGAHKLQVIAYAIIPQIIPEFVTYTLYRWEVNVRAATVLGLVGAGGIGFELMTSMRLFQYRDTSMILLVILAAVILVDHTSNKIRSAII from the coding sequence TTGGAAGGGCGTAAGGATGAGGGGGTACTTCAAGCCACCCCCTCTCCCCTATCTTGGTTTCTCCAGTGGCAACGGCTGTTAATCGTCGCCGTATTGGTGGCTATATATTGGAAGAGCGCCGCGGATAGCGAGCTGAGTGTTGTAATGCTCATAGATGGGATCCCCAATATATTCGACATTGTGGGGAGGATGCTGCCGCCCAACTTCTCCATCTTGGGTTCGCTCGTAAAGCCGACATTCCAGACCATCGAAATGGCCATATGGGGGACGACGCTGGCCGTGCTCTTATCGATGCCCTTGGGTATGCTTGCCGCAAAGAACTTAACGCCAAACCCGCTGCTTTATAGCGCCTCCCGCCTCATCCTCAATGCACTGCGAGCCATTTCTGAGATCGTGTTCGCCCTCATCTTCGTCGCTGCCGTGGGATTGGGTCCGTTTCCGGGGGTGCTGGCCTTGGCGGTGCACTCTGCAGGTCAGTTGGGTAAGTTCTATGCTGAGGCAATAGAGAATATCGACCCAGGTCCCGTCGAAGCGCTGGAGGCCACAGGGGCTCATAAGCTTCAGGTCATCGCCTATGCGATAATCCCCCAGATCATACCCGAGTTCGTCACGTACACCCTCTACCGCTGGGAGGTAAACGTGCGAGCAGCTACCGTCCTCGGCCTCGTAGGCGCTGGCGGGATCGGCTTTGAGCTCATGACCAGCATGCGTCTCTTTCAATATCGCGATACGTCAATGATCCTCCTCGTCATTTTGGCTGCAGTAATTTTGGTGGATCACACGTCTAACAAAATCAGAAGCGCCATCATATGA
- the phnG gene encoding phosphonate C-P lyase system protein PhnG produces the protein MEREKLFDILSMASDETIEDVAKLVLEEAPDVETIKGPRVGLVMMQAKESVEDEIFNLGEVLVSECAVTSGNFIGWGICMGENLKKASNLALIDLAFEASLPVASKIVAVAEKEQKDQEAKKEELFAAVLRSRVDFEVI, from the coding sequence ATGGAAAGGGAGAAACTCTTCGATATCCTCTCCATGGCGAGCGACGAAACCATAGAAGACGTGGCCAAGCTCGTCCTGGAGGAGGCGCCAGATGTTGAGACCATAAAGGGTCCCCGCGTGGGCCTCGTAATGATGCAAGCCAAAGAGTCTGTAGAGGACGAAATCTTCAACCTCGGTGAAGTTTTGGTATCGGAGTGCGCCGTAACGTCGGGAAACTTCATTGGATGGGGAATCTGCATGGGTGAAAACCTTAAAAAGGCCTCCAACTTGGCTCTGATAGACCTAGCCTTCGAGGCGTCTCTGCCGGTCGCTTCCAAAATCGTAGCCGTGGCGGAAAAAGAGCAGAAAGACCAAGAGGCCAAAAAAGAAGAGCTCTTTGCGGCCGTGTTGCGCTCCCGTGTGGATTTCGAGGTGATTTGA
- the phnH gene encoding phosphonate C-P lyase system protein PhnH, giving the protein MLSPFESQYVFRRLLDSMARPGKINELRQHISCKGNFPEEHLAVMAVAGTLLDSEVTFAPLGDKMKELAPHISLMTESRVAEPEEADFLLSDGLYPATEISCAKRGTLLFPEGGATIILEVEELLADGMDVDTYVVVEGPGVPEKRGFAICGLFPENLALVQEANEEFPLGVDVILVSRSNRVTCLPRSVRFESLSASYGRCRA; this is encoded by the coding sequence GTGTTATCGCCATTCGAATCTCAGTACGTATTCAGACGCCTCTTAGACAGCATGGCCAGGCCTGGGAAGATCAACGAGCTACGCCAACATATTTCATGCAAAGGGAATTTCCCTGAGGAGCATCTGGCTGTGATGGCGGTGGCGGGCACGCTTCTCGATTCGGAGGTAACGTTTGCGCCACTGGGTGACAAGATGAAGGAGCTCGCTCCGCACATCTCCCTCATGACGGAAAGTCGAGTCGCAGAACCGGAAGAGGCGGACTTTCTGCTATCCGACGGCCTTTATCCCGCCACCGAAATCTCGTGCGCAAAGAGGGGAACCCTCCTCTTTCCGGAGGGCGGCGCCACGATAATTCTGGAGGTAGAAGAGCTCCTGGCCGACGGAATGGATGTAGATACCTATGTCGTTGTAGAGGGACCGGGGGTGCCAGAGAAAAGAGGCTTTGCTATCTGCGGGCTTTTCCCCGAGAACCTCGCTCTCGTTCAAGAGGCAAACGAGGAATTTCCCCTCGGCGTCGATGTGATCCTCGTCTCGAGGTCAAATAGGGTGACATGCCTGCCTAGGTCGGTCAGGTTTGAATCGCTCTCCGCAAGCTACGGGAGGTGTCGCGCTTGA